The Tenrec ecaudatus isolate mTenEca1 chromosome 6, mTenEca1.hap1, whole genome shotgun sequence genome has a window encoding:
- the LOC142450750 gene encoding large ribosomal subunit protein eL43-like — MAKHTKKVGIVDKYGTCYSASLRKMVKKIEISQHAKYTCSFCGKTKMRRRAVGIWHCGSCMKTVAGGAWTYNTTSAVTVKSAIRRLKELKDQ, encoded by the coding sequence ATGGCCAAACACACCAAGAAGGTCGGGATCGTGGACAAATATGGGACCTGTTACAGCGCCTCCCTcaggaaaatggtgaagaaaattgaaatcagCCAACATGCCAAGTACACTTGCTCCTTCTGCGGCAAAACCAAGATGAGGAGACGCGCTGTGGGCATCTGGCACTGCGGTTCTTGCATGAAGACAGTAGCCGGTGGAGCCTGGACCTACAATACCACCTCTGCTGTCACAGTAAAGTCTGCCATCAGAAGACTGAAGGAATTGAAAGACCAGTAG